gtgttctcaaACTAAAACgagctctgtagctatattagaacctgagttatagatctttgaatgtagaaaaattgccaaaaacctacaaaaatccataactacacattgaatgtccgcgcctagctcctctccaactcaaccgatttaagtgttcaaaaacttaaaagaaagaaggtgtttcagcgagtgttcttaaaccaaaacgagctctgtagctatattagaacctgagttatagatctttgaatgtagaaaaattgccaaaaacctacaaaaatccataactacacattgaatgtccgcgcctagctcctctccaactcaaccgatttaagtgttcaaaaacttaaaagaaagaaggtgtttcagcgagtgttcttaaatcaaaacgaactctgtagctatattagaacctgagatatagatctttgcaTGTAGAAAAGTTggcaaaaacctacaaaaatccataactccacattgaatgtccgcgcttagctcctctccaactcaaccgatttaagtgttcaaaaactcaaaagaaagaaggtgtttcagcgagtgttctcaaACTAAAACgagctctgtagctatattagaacctgagttatagatctttgaatgtagaaaaattgccaaaaacctacaaaaatccataactccacgttgaatgtccgcgcctagctcctctccaactcaaccgatttaagtgttcaaaaactcaaaagaaagaaggtgtttcagcgagtgttctcaaACTAAAACgagctctgtagctatattagaacctgagttatagatctttgaatgtagaaaaattgccaaaaacctacaaaaatccataactacacattgaatgtccgcgcctagctcctctccaactcaaccgatttaagtgttcaaaaacttaaaagaaagaaggtgtttcagcgagtgttcttaaaccaaaacgaactctgtagctatattagaatctgagatatagatctttgcaTGTAGAAAagttgccaaaaacctacaaaaatccataactccacattgaatgtccgcgcctagctcctctccaactcaaccgattcaagtgttcaaaatctcaaaagaaagaaggtgtttcagcgagtgttcttaaaccaaaacaaaatgaGTAATGTACAGAGGgtaatcgcatttgagtataacttgagaatggtgaaaattagatgaaatccgatggttgatggctgatctgtgcatcaataccttccattgaagaaaaaaaaattaagcaaatcggttgggtagaacgcctgaatgGACTctgaatggaaatcatcaatttttttaatatataagatttttatttaaaaccgaaaacagtatgaaaaaaaaaacattaggaAATACGTCCGtcagatattcttgactcggctccttcgtcgcctcgttcataaacatctatctcgtaccgtactGAATCACTTACCAGACTTATAGCTATTGTCATatggaaaattaataaaataatactcagttttcaattattatttagttcCAGTAAATGCGTAGGCAATTAAAAGTAATCTTGTCAAACAACTAATGGTAGCGTaaataatatactttatatGTATATTCTTATTTCATcgaaatgaattaaataaaaattaactttattaaaatctaataacagttttctcatgtcacggttttcaaatattattacagcAAAATTGGAAAcgtctcaatttttatttggaagaaCACGATTTCGGAATTTATTAACGAATACGTAATACAGGATGTACATATTGTTATTATGTCAATTAcgttatatatacatatatgtttAGTTGACTGAGATTCATTCATTTTCCCCTACGTGAAAGACATTATCGCcatgaaacaatttataatagAAGCGTGATGTAATGACGATTACATATaatagtttcatttattttttatgggCACGTACTTTACTGACAAAATTTATTGCTACTAAAAAGAATTATTATCTGCGTTAAAATTTATATCCACATTCACACAATTGAAATATGCTTCACGGTAAATTTAAGACAAAAGattattcatttcttttcatTACAATCcataaattcataattataataGGTATTTGGTGACAAGCTATGTCACTTTCACTATCCTTAAGATCAATAATTTAtgcagaaatgaaaaaaattcaaaggacATCTTCACTTTTCGTATTACTTTTGTTTTGGTTAATATTAAACTTTGGTTGACATGTGACACAGGCAGATTTTAGGGTAAGAGAAACTGTttcgactaaggaagacagcaCGGCAACGATTTCTCCATCCTCCGAGGTTCCTGCTCGGTTCTGCGCGTTCTCAAGCAAGCGTAGTATaaataaagtgtctcgaacgagagagaaaatgaatattgtcgacACCGTAACGTAGGAACGTTTTTTCCcctaccaactgtccatataggagtattatatataatatggTAAGAGTATGATAACCCGCCCCATgtcgatcatcatgaaactctatacatagactattgatGATACGATttttcatatctattttatgcggaaacggtcattatctcaggaaggctaaTAGATATCGAAtcatggataactttgttccaTAGATCTCatctgtgtgtgaaaagtcatgatTGACGTATGCGCAGAAGAGTTTCAGTgtaaaaagtatgcaaatgtataatttttatcaaaaaacctaacctaaccttacaaaaattattaaatgttcTGTTATCTATtggtttttcgtgaaaataatgcatttgcataGTTTTTCCACTCTTCTGCGCATACGTCAATCGtcatgacttttcacacacagatGAGATCTAtggaacaaagttatccatggttcgatatctgttgACCTTCCCAAGATAATGGCCATTTCCGGTATCTgcggaagtaaatgtttccgcataaaataaatatgataaatcgatttctccTAATATCAACTCTGTATGTATCGATTTATTAAATCTGTGGTCcttatcataaatataaaaaattagctTTGAATGATAAGACAAAATACTTCAATATTTTGAAGGTCCAATTATCAtgacagtttttcttttttataacaattacaatcaatgtaattttattcaataatgatTTATTAAGATTTGATTATTTcgattactattatttttttaaattaatgtaaaaactgAGCGCTTTTCATTGTGTTGAAATATTGGTTTTATCATATTTCAGTTTGTACTTACAGAAAATCAGTTCCTCTATtggaattcatttatatacgaaaattaacgtttttatcattttcttaaATCACATTTTCAGCGCACCGCTAGTCTGACTGCTATACACAAATAAAGTGGGTACTTATTTATGGTTATTTGTGGGGGGaacaataaacagaaaattgatgGTGATTTTTCCATTGTCAAATGCGGAaagtaaataaacattttaggcCAGGATTTAACTGTTCTACGTACCAAATTATTGGTTACCTTAACTTACCTTtactcaaatttaaaaattaccataatgaaagttttaagaactttgaaatatatttttttttcaattaagttAATATCTGCTTGTGTAAATATCATACATGTAAAGTTGGTATgagaaaaaacgtccctacgttacggtaccgaaaatattcattttctctctcgtttgaaacactttatctatattgcgcatgcttgagaatgcgtaGAGCCGAGCTgaaacctcggaggatagagaaagaGTTATCATtttgtcttccttagtcggaacagcttccacttccACTTAAAATAAACTACAGATGTACCAGTTTTTGGATTAAGAAAACTAATGATTACGGTGGCtgagttattattatttttacatagtttttttctttctttcatttcattttctaatCCAAACTTAATACTCCAACATTATACAGTTTTACACCAAATAGTTAATAGTAGTCGATTGCCCATAAAATTAGGAAAGTTAAATGTAGAACGGCTTCGAAACTACCTTGTCAACACTCATGTACTCAATTCATTCCAATTAGTAAACaaatatttgctaaaaaaatcCGGTCACTTTCCGATACTAGATCTTTTATCAATaaagatttatatttaaatcaaacaaacatttcaataataatCTTTTACGTAGTTAAGGCGATTCGAGTTTTTGTTCGGTcgaatttgcaaaaaaatattacaactgTACATAGAACAATTCCTTACCTGGAATATTACaataatagacaaataaaaaggaACAGTCGATATGACCTAAAGTGGGCTGAAATGACCTTGTCAGTGGTCAGTGGAATTTACTAGgtgatcaaaataaaaaataacttgagTTAGGCTGCAACCAAAATTAACCTTAAAACTAAACTTTCTTGATGTTTATTTGTTGGTTTTAGCAGATAAATTATTGGTAAACCAATAGAAATTCCTATGGTACAAAACTTGTTTATTAAATCGACCGAATTTTCCAACAATTGTACAATGTAAGTACAATATCTCGTTTATTTTTTAGAACAGCttgttatataaatttgatCATGTTAACATTGAATTGTTGGTGTATTATCGCAAGTTCATTAACTATTCAGTGTTCTCTCATTTACTTCCCACTGCcggaaatggtttttttttatctttagtgatatgaaataaaagagCATAACAAGGAACttcaaattattacattttatcaCATTGTGCAACTATGTAGAAGATACTAAGTAATATCAAGATTTATTTGTCGCGTTAAGACgctaaattataaatttaattttagaaaaattttgaaatattatatttggcAAGCgcagaaaaaaaatgtacttgaAAATTACACAATAATTTAcatacaaattacaaaaaaaaatcttttaaaaatatcattatgcAAATATTCCTCAAGGAAATCCggtaaataatttctttaaattattatttcatcaaatatatgagtagcttgtagttttatttaaattttcttctggAAATTCCCAAATCGTCTTATCTCTCTcttttatcagttttaataTTGCAAAATATGTCTCcataatcaaatttcatttaattaagcGAGATTGTTTCTTTTTATCCCTTCCTTCCTTTCTTTCTtcgataaaaattcattattaattgatttaatCGAGCtgataaatttcttttgttgCAAATTTACTTTAGTCGTGCTTCAGTACTCATCAGAAATTTATTAATGTGAAAAGGTGCATATCGTTccctattttttctaaataaaatctaatcaataaatacaattatttaaatagaatataataCATCATATTATCGACAAATAGACTCTATACTAATTAAAAGtagtgataaataaaaaattattttgttctgttGAAGGTGAAGATGTTTGAATTATTAGTAGCTGGAGCCGTTCTAGGTTTTCTCTTCTATTATTTCGCGGTAAAGCCGATGACTTATTGGAAAGATCGTGGAGTTAACCAGTTAAATCCGATACCGCTTTTCGGAGATATTTTCGGTACTTTGAATAACAAAGAAACTTATGCGGAGATAATAGAAAGGGCTTACAAAGCAGATCCAAAAGCTAGGTAACAAAATCGATCGGTAGTGTTCTATTCAGGTACTTCTAttgaagaattaaattttcagATACCATGGACTTTACCAGTTTACGAGAcctacaataataataaaagatgtAGATTTAATTAAACAGTTTTCGATTAAAGATTTCGAACATTTCATGGATCATACGAGCTTCATTTCAGAAAAAGCTGATCCTCTGTGGGGTACCAGCTTATTCGCACTTAAGGGTAACTTATATACTAATTTCCctataatattgatttaataTCGTGTTTTTTAGGACAAAAATGGAGTGAGCTCAGACCAATAATCAGCGCTTGTTTTACAAGTAGCAAAATGAGAGCTCTTTTCGTATTAATGAAGGAATGTGCggaaaatttcgataaatattttaagcAGAAAAAAGAGGACTCGATTGAAATCGAAATGAAGGAAATTATAACTCGTTTTACGAACGACGTTACAGCTACAACGGCTTTTGGTATAAAAACCGATTCCTTGGCCGATCCCGAAAACGAATTTTATCTAATGGGTAAAGAAGTATCGAATGTGAGTGGATTTTGGAAGAGGATGAAATTTTTGGGATACTTCCTTTTTCCGAAATTtctagaagtaaattttaattatcgAGTATCTCGTTAAACAttctttaattataataatatttcagtttttcaaaattagatttttcgaAGAACACATAGCCAAATTTTTCACTGATCTTATCGACGAAACTATTAAAGTTAGAGAAGAGAAAGGAATTATTCGCCCCGATATGGTTCACATATTGATGGAAGCTAGGAGAGGCgttgaaaataaagaagaaaacgTGATAGATACTGGATTCGCTGCAAAATCTCACGAATACGActttggtaaatatttaaaaatattgaaatatacatatttaataaattgaaggaaattttgaaacgaaatGCGATTTTTTTTAGGTAAATTAGGCAAAAAAGTAACACAACAAATGACCAATCATGACATAGCGGCTCAagctttatttttctttttttccggATACGATTCCGTTTCTGATTTAATGTGTTTCATGGCTTACGAATTAGCCATTAATCCAGATATTCAAAGTAAACTCAGAAACGAAATTCATTCGACACTAGAAGAATGTAAGGGAGATCTAACATATGAAGCTCTTTTGGGCATGAAATATATGGATATGGTTGTATCAGGTACGAAATTTTCTAGCgatttcaaacaataaaattctTTACATTTCATTATTTCACAGAAACACTCAGAAAATGGCCGGCCGTTATTGCTTTAGACAGAATTTGTACAAAAGATTTCACCATTCAACCGGTAAATCACGGAGAAAAGCCAGTTACTATAGAAAAAGGCACAGTCGTTTGGTTTCCGAATTTGGCTATGCAACGCGACTCCAAATATTATCCCGATCCGGATAGATTCGATCCAGAAAGATTCAACGATCAAAATAAACATAACGTCAATCCGTACGTTTACAACGCTTTCGGTATCGGACGAAGACTTTGCATCGGTACAAGATACGCGctaatggaaacaaaaatagtatatttttatcttcttaATCACTTCGAACTTGTTCCTAATGCCAAAACACTGATTCCACTCAAATTTTCCACAAAAGCTTTCAATTTGTTAGTAGAAGAAGGTTTCTGGTTCGATTTGAAACGGATAAAAAACTAAACCCATGTGAATTATaatgttattaaataaataaagttgcttctgctataaataaaatgaattgaagatatgtataataataaattacaatattcttgattaaatattttcatctgaAACACTTTGTAGTTTTACTCTCTCTTTTTACTTATCCGTTATgtcgaactccgataattcgaattcctcgttaattcgaacttttgcgtcgGTACCTTGACATTCCTATActaacacatgtaaaaaaacttcgataattcgaacttttgaagttcgaattatcaaaaaaatttgtattttctgtgttaaaattaccgaaaaattcgaatttttggcgtttaaataattgaaaagttcgaatttttgatgttcgaataattaaaaaattcgaatttttcttgtataaattatgtatgtacatattaaaaaattcgaactgttagtgttgaaaaaaattgaaaaattcgaatcttcagATTCTAGGTAAGACGACGATATTTTGTAAGTGTGAAATATGGGTGAACTGCAGACGGCGGCTGGTTTTTCCCAAAAACCGGCGCGACGATTTTATTACTGGTAGAGCTAAGAAAGCATTCCTAAATACATAGTTTTCTAGTTCGAACTGCAATTAGAGGACGAATGTATGAAACGACTGAAAAGAGAATAAGAGCTGCTGGGTTTTCCCCAAAAACCGGTGCGacgattttattattgatgATACAGTTTGAAGGTGCAATTAAAAACGACAAGTTCACGGGACGGATTTAATTGCACCTTCAAACTGTAGAGAAAGAGAGAGGGAGCGAATTGGAGAGAGACAAAGTAGAGTAAAGAGCAAACGTGGTGACTGATTTTTTCTGAAAGAAGGGCGCCAGAGTTTTATTGATACCTGACGACGTATTTAGATGGTGAGAAGAGATGCTCTCGCGCCGCTGATGGCTACCACCACCCTCTTATAAAGCAAAGTTAAAACTGTCAGAGCCGACATTCTCAATTGGTTTTCCATTGAGTGCGTTTCGGAGCCAGTTTCTAAAAGTTTTGCTTCGTGTTGCCGTTTACGTTTATTTCATGATGTGTGATTCTGCTAAAAGAATGTACAAAACTCTGACTTTAGCAGAAAAAGTTGCTGTCATAAGAGAAGTTGAAAAAGGCGTGAAGAAGAAGTCGAAGATAGCCGAAGAGTTCCAGATTCCTCGCAATACTCTTTCGACTTTTCTGAAGAATAAAGAGAAGATTATCAGTGACTTTTCTCAATCATCTCAAAGTAAAAAGAGGTGCAGAGGACCAGAAAATGAAGGCGTGGAAGGATGTGTCAAGAAATGGTTCAAGCAAGCTCGTGATAAGAAAGTTCCAGTGAGTGGGTCAATTATTCAAGCAAAAGCTCAACAATTTGCTAGCAGTTTGAATTGTCACAACTTCAAAGCTAGCAATGGTTGGCTGCGCAATTTTAAGGATCGCAATGACATCGTGATGAAGGCTGTCTGCGGCGAGAAGGCGGACGTCGATATGTCAAAAGCGGAAGAGTGGATGCAAACGACGCTgcaagaaaaaatcaaagaagtGGAGCCTAGGAACATTTTCAACGTTGACGAGACTGCTCTTTTCTACGAGTGCACGCCAAACAAGACTTTCGCCTTCAAGGGAGAAGATTGCAGCAGTGGGAAGTTGAGTAAACTGCGCGTAACTGTTCTTGTAGTAGCCAACGTGGACGGCAGTGAAAAGCTTCCGCTGCTTGTTATTGGAAAATCTGCTAATCCACGTTGTTTCAAAAACGTCAAAACGAAGCCATGCGAGTATCAAGCTAACAAGAAAGCTTGGATGActcaagatatttttgaaaattggctcCTTAAGTTGGACAAGAAATTCTACAGAGAGAAGAGAAAAGTGCTGATGTTCGTGGATAACTGCAGTGCCCACAATTCCATTCCGGATTTAGAAAACATCGAAGTGGTGTTTTTCCCGCCAAACATGACGTCCGTTCTTCAACCGATGGATCAAGGAATCATCAACTCTTTCAAGATTCACTACAGGTCAATTCTAGTGCGCGAGGTGTTGGACGAGCAAGTTACACTCAGCAAAAACCAAGTGAAGGTCAACATTCTGCAAGCCTTGAGGGTGTGTGCAGATGCCTGGCGACAAGTAAGCGCAACGACGATCAAAAATGGATTTAGGAAGGCAGGATTCATCCGTGGCGAAGAAACTTCAATCAAGTTCGAGGAAAGCATCCTGGAAGAGGCAAAGCTGGACCAAGATTTCATCAACATCGACCAAAATGTAGCCATTTGCGGCGAACTatctgattttgaaattttgaacgaGGTCCAAGGATCTACGGCTGTGGAGTTATCAGACGACGAAGAAGAAAATCAAGAGCAGCTTTCATCCTCAGTAGCTCCAACTCCCAATAAAGCGCTGGAATTTTTAGCAAAATTGAGGGAATTTGCAGAGTCGCGACAAGACGTTGATGAAGATATTTTCGCAGCGATCAGCAAAATCACTCGATttgcttcaaaggaaaaaatcgtcagcttgaagcaatctagcatagctgatttctttacaaaaaaataaatatatgtatttttttttattttaagataaataatcggtcctttttaggaccaaaaattcttcaaacgtatacaaattattattttaaataaataaataaacatgttatatacccataacatatttatttatttatttatttataaaatggaaagatgcatcgaaatgcatacatatatgtatgtaaatgtgcacaactccgataattcgaacacctcgataattcgaacttttgctacggtcccttgcagttcgaattattggagttcgactgtatatAAGAATTACAATTTACACATTCTAATTCcattaatataatttcttactcttatttattttagcGTCCTTATAcctcttttaaaaataattattatagctTAAGTTCATTTGCACAATTAccagttttgaaaatcaaaaagacACCACCTAAATCAACTTTAGAAACTTATCTACacagttaaaaaaaatgtttttgtgtcGATACATATGTCAATAATTACATCGAATTTCAATCTTCGTTTTCTTCATAAATAGTTTGCTGAATTGATCCGTTATCATTTGTAGAT
The sequence above is drawn from the Diorhabda carinulata isolate Delta chromosome 6, icDioCari1.1, whole genome shotgun sequence genome and encodes:
- the LOC130895790 gene encoding tigger transposable element-derived protein 4-like: MCDSAKRMYKTLTLAEKVAVIREVEKGVKKKSKIAEEFQIPRNTLSTFLKNKEKIISDFSQSSQSKKRCRGPENEGVEGCVKKWFKQARDKKVPVSGSIIQAKAQQFASSLNCHNFKASNGWLRNFKDRNDIVMKAVCGEKADVDMSKAEEWMQTTLQEKIKEVEPRNIFNVDETALFYECTPNKTFAFKGEDCSSGKLSKLRVTVLVVANVDGSEKLPLLVIGKSANPRCFKNVKTKPCEYQANKKAWMTQDIFENWLLKLDKKFYREKRKVLMFVDNCSAHNSIPDLENIEVVFFPPNMTSVLQPMDQGIINSFKIHYRSILVREVLDEQVTLSKNQVKVNILQALRVCADAWRQVSATTIKNGFRKAGFIRGEETSIKFEESILEEAKLDQDFINIDQNVAICGELSDFEILNEVQGSTAVELSDDEEENQEQLSSSVAPTPNKALEFLAKLREFAESRQDVDEDIFAAISKITRFASKEKIRPYTSFKNNYYSLSSFAQLPVLKIKKTPPKSTLETYLHS
- the LOC130896062 gene encoding cytochrome P450 9e2-like; this encodes MFELLVAGAVLGFLFYYFAVKPMTYWKDRGVNQLNPIPLFGDIFGTLNNKETYAEIIERAYKADPKARYHGLYQFTRPTIIIKDVDLIKQFSIKDFEHFMDHTSFISEKADPLWGTSLFALKGQKWSELRPIISACFTSSKMRALFVLMKECAENFDKYFKQKKEDSIEIEMKEIITRFTNDVTATTAFGIKTDSLADPENEFYLMGKEVSNVSGFWKRMKFLGYFLFPKFLEFFKIRFFEEHIAKFFTDLIDETIKVREEKGIIRPDMVHILMEARRGVENKEENVIDTGFAAKSHEYDFGKLGKKVTQQMTNHDIAAQALFFFFSGYDSVSDLMCFMAYELAINPDIQSKLRNEIHSTLEECKGDLTYEALLGMKYMDMVVSETLRKWPAVIALDRICTKDFTIQPVNHGEKPVTIEKGTVVWFPNLAMQRDSKYYPDPDRFDPERFNDQNKHNVNPYVYNAFGIGRRLCIGTRYALMETKIVYFYLLNHFELVPNAKTLIPLKFSTKAFNLLVEEGFWFDLKRIKN